In Cellulomonas sp. Y8, the genomic stretch TCGTCAGACGCGCCCGGCTCCGGCCGTCCCCGGCCAGGCGCCGGGCACCGACCGGCCCGTGGCCACTCCGCCGTCGGACCAGCAGCCCGCGCGCCGCAGCGCGACGAGCTCACCCGGCCGCGCGTGGCCGCCCGCCGCGTCGGCGACCGCCGCCGCGGGCGCGTCCGCCGCGCCCGGCACGACGCCGGCCGCCCCGGGGCAGCAGCGCGGCGCCGGTGCGGCCTCCTCGTGGACCGCCTCCGGCGCGTCCTGGCGCCCGGTGCCCGGCGACGCCGCGTCGGCCGGCACCGGGACCACCGCCCTGCCGACGACCGGGTCCGCCGCCACCTCGAGCACCGCGGCACCGGTCGCCCCGGCGAAGCAGGACCGGTCCAACGCCGGCCCCGCGCGCACGGCGCCCGCCGCGTCGGCCGCCACCGCCCCGGCGGCCCCCGCGCCGCAGACGACCGCCGAGGACGACGACGAGGCCCCCGTCCCGCAGTGGCAGAGCCTGCTGCGCGCGATGGCGCCCGCGCCGCTGCCCGAGGACGAGGCCGAGATCACCGACGCCACCGGCGACATGCTCCGCGGCGTGCACGCGGACGAGGAGATCGACGAGATCGACGAGCAGCCCGAGCGGCTGCGCAAGCCCCTGCCGTACACCTGGCTGCAGTGGGTCATCCTGGCGGTCGTCGCGTTCGTGCTCGGCTTCCTCATCATCTTCGTCGCGAACACCGCGACCAACGGCGCGGGGCCCGACGTGCCCGCCGCCGCGGCGACGGCGCCGGACGCCGCGCCCGCACCCTGACCTGCAGCACCCGACCCACCCGAACCACCCCGAGGAGACCCGTGTCGGCCACCGACCGCGCGATCGAGCTCACCGTGGCGGCGGCCCGCGCCGCCGCCGACCTCAAGGCCCAGGAGATCATCGCCCTGGACGTCAGCGGGCAGCTCGTGCTGACCGACGCGTTCCTGATCGCCTCCGGCACCAACGAGCGGCAGGTCGGCGCCATCGTCGACGCCGTCGAGGAGTCGCTGCACAAGCTCGGCGCCAAGCCGCTGCGCCGCGAGGGCAAGTCCGAGGGCCGCTGGGTGCTCATCGACTTCGGCGACGTCGTCGTGCACGTGCAGCACGCCGAGGACCGCACGTACTACGCCCTCGAGCGGCTGTGGAAGGACTGCCCCGTCATCGAGCTGCCGGCCGACGTGCACGGGACGCCCGAGGGCGACGGGGCGGGGGAGTGACCGCCGGGCGCGTCGTCCTCTGGCGGCACGGGCGCACCGCGCACAACGCCGCGGCGCGCCTGCAGGGTCAGTCGGACATCCCGCTGGACGACGTGGGCGTCTGGCAGGCCGAGACGGCCGCGGCCGCCCTCGCCAGCCGGTACGCCCCGACGCGGATCATCGCCTCCGACCTCGGCCGCGCGCGGTCGACGGCCGAGGCGCTGTCCGCGCGCACCGGCCTGCCCGTGCACACCGACCCGCGGGTCCGGGAGCGGTCGTTCGGCGACTGGGAGGGCATGACCTCGGCGGAGATCGCCGAGCGCTGGCCCGAGCAGCACGCCGCCTGGCGCGCGGGCCGCGAGCCGGAGCGCGTGGGCGCCGAGACCCGCGCCGAGGTCCAGGCCCGCATGGTCCGGGCGATCGAGGACCAGGCGGGCGCGCTCGAGGCCGACGACACCCTGGTCGTCGTGTCGCACGGCGCCGCGATCACCCTCGGCCTGGTCGGCCTGCTCGGCCTGCCGGCGGAGTGGAAGGGCGTCTCCGGCATGTCGAACGCCCACTGGGCGGAGGTCCAGCCCGGCCGCCCGGGCTCGGGCCTGGCGTGGCGGCTGGAGGCCCTGAACGTCGGTCCGGTGCACGCGTCGTCCGACTGGAACGCCGGCCCGGACCGCGTCGACCGCGGCCTGGACGAGGAGGTCCGCGATCCGGCCTGACCAGCCGATTCGCATCTTCCGCCAGGTTCGATTAGAGTTCAGGACGCCCGCTCAGCGGGACGGAAGACGGCCGGAAGGCCTGATCACGGGGCTGTGGCGCAGCTGGTAGCGCACCTGCATGGCATGCAGGGGGTCAGGGGTTCGAGTCCCCTCAGCTCCACAACAGAAGCGGGCGAGAGCAGAAGCTCTCGCCCGCTTCGTCGTTCCTGGGACCACGGAGGCGCTCTGGCGTGCGGGGCCCCGGCCTACCGCTCCGCCAGCGCCGCCGTCCCCGCCCGCAGCACCTCGACGATCCGGTCCACGTCGTACACCGCCCCGCCCCACGTGCCGCCGCTGGCCTCCTGCAGCACCGCCCACAGCCGGGTGTCGTCGGGCAGCTGCGGGTGCGGCGCGAGCCCGGGGTGCGGCTCCCGCGCCGCGAGCACCCGGGCGCCCTGCTCGGGGGACAGCGGGGCGTCGGCGGCCCCGACGTAGTCCACGCTGCCCTCCAGCCCGGCGACGTCGACGCGGATCCGGACCAGGTCGCCGTCCCGGAGCCGCCCGATCGGCCCGCCGGCCAGCGCCTCGGGGCCCACGTGCCCGAGGCAGGCGCCCGTGGAGACGCCGGAGAACCGGGCGTCGGTGATCAGGGAGATGTCCCGCCCGTAGCTCAGGTGCTTGAGGGCGGAGGTGACCTGGTAGGTCTCCTCCATGCCGGTGCCGAGCGGGCCGCCGCCCATGACGACCATGACGTCGCCGGGGGCGACCTCGCGCGCCTTGATCGCGGCGATCGCCGCGGCCTCGGACGTGAACACGCGGGCGGGGCCGACGTGCTCGAACACGTCCCCGTCGAGGCGCGCCGGGTCGATCGCGGTGGACTTGATGACCGACCCCTCGGGCGCGAGGTTGCCGGTGGGGAAGGCGGTCGTCGGCATGAGCCCCCGGCGGCGGGCGGCGGGCGGGCTCATGATCACGTCGTCCGGGTCGACGCCCTCCTGGTCCCGGAGGACCTGCCGCAGGCGGGCGCGGCGCTCGGAGCCGGCCCACCAGTCCAGGACGGTGCCGAGGGTCTCGCCGGTGGCGGTGAGCGCGTCGAGGTGCAGGACGCCGAGGTCGCGCAGGTGCAGCATGACCTCCGGGGCGCCGCCGGCCAGGAACATCCGGACGGTGGGGTGCTGGACGGGGCCGTTCGGCAGCACGCTGACCAGGCGGGGGACCGCGCGGTTCACGCGCAGCCAGTCCGCGACGGACGGCCGCTCCACGCCCGCGGCGTGCGCGATGGCCGGCAGGTGCAGCAGCAGGTTCGTCGAGCCGCCGATCGCCGCGTGCACCGCCATCGCGTTCTCGAACGCCTCGGGGGTGAGGACGTCCCGGGTGGTGAGCCCGAGCGCGCGCTGCCGCAGCACGGCGAGCGCCGACTGCCGCGCGACCTCGGCCCACACGGGCTCGCCGGACGGGGCGAGGGCGGAGTGCGGGAGCGCCAGGCCGAGGGCCTCGGCGACCACCTGGCTGGTGCCGGCGGTGCCGAGGAAGTGGCAGCCGCCGCCGGGGGAGGCGCAGGCGCGGCAGCCGGCCTCGGCGGCGTCCTCCAGGGAGAGCTCGCCGTTGGCGAACCGGGCGCCGATCGTCTGCACGCGCGCGAGGTCCTCGCCGCGGGTCGGGGGCAGCGTGACGCCGCCGGGCACCAGGACGGTCGGCAGGTCGTGCTGCGACGCCAGCGCCATCATCGTCGCGGGCAGGCCCTTGTCGCAGGTGGCGATGCCCAGGACGGCGGACCGGGTGGGCAGCGACCGGATGAGGCGGCGCATGACGGTCGCGGCGTCGTTCCGGTACGGCAGGGAGTCGAACATGCCGGTGGTGCCCTGCGAGCGGCCGTCGCACTGGTCGGAGACGAACGTGGCGAACGGCAGCCCGCCCTCCGCGGCGACGGTCTCCGCCGCGGCCCGCACCTGGTCGACGAGCTCGAAGTGCCCCGAGTGCAGGCCGAGCGCGATCGGCTCCCCGGACTCGGACCGCAGCCCGCCGGCGGTGGACACGATCATCACCTGCGGGCCGAGCAGGTTCGCCCGGCGCCAGCCCATGCCGGCGTTCTGCGTCATGCCGAACACGTCGCCGCTCGGCGAGTCCCGCAGCGTCTGCGCGGTCAGCGGCAGCCGCCCGGACGGCCCGTCGGCGTGCGAGCGCAGGGCGTAGATGCCGTCGTGCGGCTCGAGCAGCTGCTCCCAGGACGTCACGGCAGGTCCTCGACGGCGGCCATCAGCGCGGCGAGCGCCTCGGCCTGCTCCGGCGTCGCGGGGAGGTGCGGGGCGGTCGAGTGCGGCTCGATCCGGACACCGCGCCGCACCATGCCCTCCTTGAGCAGCGGGAAGAACGGCGCGCCGAGCGCGTACACGCCCATGAGCACGTCGATGCGGCGCTGCGCCGTGGCGATCGCCGCCGCGTCCCCGGAGTCGACGGCCCGCACGTACGCGGCGCAGTACTCGGGGTACAGGTTCGCCAGTCCGCCGATCGCGCCGGCGCCGCCGGACGTCACGACGTGGTGCAGGTTCTCGTCGAACCCGGCGAACACCCGGAAGTCCGGGAACTCGGGCAGCAGCTCGGTGAGCAGGCGCCGGGTGTGGCCGACCTCGAGCACGGTGTCCTTGTAGCCGACGACGTTCGGGTGCCGGC encodes the following:
- the rsfS gene encoding ribosome silencing factor, with the protein product MSATDRAIELTVAAARAAADLKAQEIIALDVSGQLVLTDAFLIASGTNERQVGAIVDAVEESLHKLGAKPLRREGKSEGRWVLIDFGDVVVHVQHAEDRTYYALERLWKDCPVIELPADVHGTPEGDGAGE
- a CDS encoding histidine phosphatase family protein, with product MTAGRVVLWRHGRTAHNAAARLQGQSDIPLDDVGVWQAETAAAALASRYAPTRIIASDLGRARSTAEALSARTGLPVHTDPRVRERSFGDWEGMTSAEIAERWPEQHAAWRAGREPERVGAETRAEVQARMVRAIEDQAGALEADDTLVVVSHGAAITLGLVGLLGLPAEWKGVSGMSNAHWAEVQPGRPGSGLAWRLEALNVGPVHASSDWNAGPDRVDRGLDEEVRDPA
- a CDS encoding YjhG/YagF family D-xylonate dehydratase, whose amino-acid sequence is MTSWEQLLEPHDGIYALRSHADGPSGRLPLTAQTLRDSPSGDVFGMTQNAGMGWRRANLLGPQVMIVSTAGGLRSESGEPIALGLHSGHFELVDQVRAAAETVAAEGGLPFATFVSDQCDGRSQGTTGMFDSLPYRNDAATVMRRLIRSLPTRSAVLGIATCDKGLPATMMALASQHDLPTVLVPGGVTLPPTRGEDLARVQTIGARFANGELSLEDAAEAGCRACASPGGGCHFLGTAGTSQVVAEALGLALPHSALAPSGEPVWAEVARQSALAVLRQRALGLTTRDVLTPEAFENAMAVHAAIGGSTNLLLHLPAIAHAAGVERPSVADWLRVNRAVPRLVSVLPNGPVQHPTVRMFLAGGAPEVMLHLRDLGVLHLDALTATGETLGTVLDWWAGSERRARLRQVLRDQEGVDPDDVIMSPPAARRRGLMPTTAFPTGNLAPEGSVIKSTAIDPARLDGDVFEHVGPARVFTSEAAAIAAIKAREVAPGDVMVVMGGGPLGTGMEETYQVTSALKHLSYGRDISLITDARFSGVSTGACLGHVGPEALAGGPIGRLRDGDLVRIRVDVAGLEGSVDYVGAADAPLSPEQGARVLAAREPHPGLAPHPQLPDDTRLWAVLQEASGGTWGGAVYDVDRIVEVLRAGTAALAER